Proteins from one Xenorhabdus griffiniae genomic window:
- the nadD gene encoding nicotinate-nucleotide adenylyltransferase has protein sequence MPESIDPINIDQDIDSTNITPINATDSVTNGNSPVIQALFGGTFDPIHYGHLRPVEALAQLVGLKQVILLPNHVPPHRPQPEATAQQRLEMVRLAVRDNPLFTVDTRELERQAPSYTIETLKSFRQEIGEQLPLAFIIGQDSLQAIHTWHKWEELLDICHLLVCSRPGYQSQLTAPGMQLWLEKHQIGSPLPLSQKPYGYIHLAATPLLNISATDIRQRHQQGISCDDLLPPSIQNYIDSQGLYKK, from the coding sequence ATGCCTGAATCTATTGATCCAATCAATATCGATCAAGATATTGACTCAACGAATATTACCCCAATCAATGCCACTGATTCTGTAACCAATGGGAATTCTCCGGTTATTCAGGCTTTATTCGGTGGCACATTTGATCCCATCCATTATGGTCATTTACGTCCTGTGGAAGCATTAGCCCAACTAGTGGGACTTAAGCAGGTTATCTTATTACCGAATCACGTTCCCCCACATCGCCCTCAACCGGAGGCAACTGCCCAGCAACGATTGGAAATGGTGCGTCTGGCCGTGCGGGATAATCCTCTGTTTACTGTAGATACCCGTGAGCTAGAGCGGCAAGCACCTTCTTACACCATAGAAACGCTGAAATCCTTTCGTCAGGAAATCGGTGAACAACTTCCATTGGCATTCATCATTGGCCAGGACTCATTACAAGCTATTCATACCTGGCATAAGTGGGAAGAGTTGCTCGATATTTGTCATCTGCTGGTCTGCTCCCGTCCGGGTTATCAAAGCCAACTTACGGCTCCAGGAATGCAATTGTGGCTTGAAAAGCACCAAATTGGTTCTCCACTCCCACTGAGCCAAAAACCATATGGTTATATTCATCTGGCAGCCACTCCGTTGTTAAACATTTCAGCAACGGATATTCGTCAACGTCACCAGCAAGGGATAAGCTGTGATGATTTGCTGCCCCCATCGATACAAAATTATATCGATTCACAGGGACTATATAAGAAATAA
- the holA gene encoding DNA polymerase III subunit delta yields MIRLYPEQLFSQLNEGLRGNYLLWGNEPLLLQESQDSIRKVAEQHGFMEHFTFTLDNHTDWDEIFSLCQSLSLFASRQSLTLLLPENGPNTTMAERLTKLSALLHSDILLILRGHKLTKAQENSSWFKAIGQNGVYVSCLTPEQNRLPQWVAQRAKNLGLLLENEANQLLCYCYEGNLLAMAQALERLSLLYPDNRLTLPRVEEAVNDAAHFSPYHWVDALLAGKIKRAWHILKQLRQEDTETIILLRTIQRELMLLLVLKRQYTTVPLKTLFDQHKIWQNRRALLSTALQRLSQRELQSAIHLLTQMELRVKQDYSQSIWADLETLSMLLCGKSLPESFLNA; encoded by the coding sequence ATGATCCGACTGTATCCTGAACAACTTTTCTCGCAGCTCAATGAAGGGCTGCGAGGCAACTACCTGTTGTGGGGCAATGAGCCATTACTATTGCAGGAAAGTCAAGACAGCATCCGCAAGGTGGCTGAACAACATGGCTTTATGGAGCATTTCACCTTTACATTGGATAACCATACCGATTGGGATGAAATCTTTAGCTTATGTCAGTCACTTAGCCTGTTTGCCAGCCGTCAGTCTCTCACTCTGCTGCTTCCAGAAAATGGCCCTAATACCACAATGGCAGAGCGGCTGACCAAGCTGTCAGCGTTGCTGCATTCAGATATTTTACTGATATTGCGCGGGCACAAACTGACTAAAGCACAAGAAAATAGCTCGTGGTTCAAAGCGATTGGGCAAAATGGGGTATATGTCAGTTGCTTGACACCTGAGCAAAATCGCCTGCCACAATGGGTGGCACAACGTGCCAAAAACCTGGGGCTATTACTGGAAAATGAAGCCAATCAATTACTATGCTATTGCTATGAAGGAAACCTATTGGCAATGGCTCAGGCCCTGGAACGTCTTTCCCTGCTCTATCCCGACAATCGATTGACACTTCCTCGCGTAGAAGAAGCAGTCAACGATGCGGCTCACTTTTCTCCCTATCATTGGGTTGATGCTTTGCTGGCAGGAAAAATAAAGCGAGCATGGCATATATTGAAACAACTTCGGCAAGAAGATACCGAGACGATCATTTTGCTCCGTACTATACAGAGGGAACTCATGCTACTGTTGGTACTTAAGCGTCAATATACGACCGTCCCTCTGAAAACTTTGTTTGATCAACACAAGATTTGGCAAAATCGTAGGGCATTGCTGTCAACTGCACTACAGCGTCTGTCACAGCGAGAACTGCAATCTGCCATACATTTGTTGACCCAGATGGAACTGCGCGTCAAACAGGATTATAGCCAATCCATTTGGGCTGACCTGGAAACGCTTTCCATGTTGTTATGCGGAAAATCATTACCAGAGAGCTTCCTGAATGCCTGA